In Acidisarcina polymorpha, one DNA window encodes the following:
- a CDS encoding YsnF/AvaK domain-containing protein gives MAKTVVGVFANFGKAESVKQALIETGLSAQNIEVMANDEGSPTTSSSSIQAAGKNIGEKISSFFHSLGGGDDKEQAYYEKSVTEGGALVAVTVEEDEEADEVAELLEEHGARHVDESAAGGGLARTSSVADSGELTAIPIVEEQLVVGKREVERGGVRVYSRVTERPVEAEVALREEHVVVSRRPVNRAATAADFSNVNGDVIELTETAEEAVVGKTSRVVEEVLVGKESTEHTEAVRDTVRRTEVDVEHIPGTETTTKYER, from the coding sequence ATGGCGAAGACAGTCGTTGGAGTATTTGCGAATTTCGGCAAAGCGGAAAGCGTGAAGCAGGCCTTGATTGAGACCGGGTTGAGCGCGCAGAACATCGAAGTGATGGCGAATGATGAAGGCAGTCCCACAACCTCGTCGTCCAGCATTCAAGCCGCCGGGAAGAACATCGGCGAGAAGATCAGCAGTTTCTTTCATTCTCTGGGCGGCGGGGATGACAAGGAACAGGCTTATTACGAGAAGAGCGTGACTGAAGGCGGCGCCCTGGTGGCCGTGACGGTTGAAGAAGACGAGGAAGCGGACGAAGTTGCTGAGCTTCTAGAAGAACATGGCGCCCGCCACGTGGATGAAAGCGCTGCTGGCGGTGGGCTTGCGAGAACCTCAAGCGTCGCTGATAGCGGAGAACTCACTGCGATCCCTATCGTCGAAGAGCAGCTGGTGGTCGGCAAGCGGGAGGTGGAGCGCGGCGGCGTACGGGTGTACTCGCGTGTTACCGAACGGCCGGTTGAGGCTGAAGTGGCTCTCCGTGAAGAACATGTCGTTGTGTCGCGGCGGCCGGTCAATAGAGCTGCAACGGCTGCGGATTTCAGCAATGTCAACGGCGATGTCATTGAGCTCACTGAAACGGCGGAAGAAGCGGTAGTGGGCAAGACCAGCCGTGTCGTCGAAGAAGTGCTCGTCGGCAAGGAGAGCACGGAACATACGGAAGCGGTTCGGGATACTGTCCGGCGTACCGAGGTCGACGTCGAACACATTCCGGGAACTGAAACTACAACCAAGTACGAGCGATAA
- a CDS encoding type II toxin-antitoxin system RelE/ParE family toxin: protein MTFRVEITPQAEEDATNILDWLLAQHAGDTGLRWFQRMNGAVASLAESPKRCPIAPENRLFPFEVRHLLYGQKPHTYRVLFTIENDVVYILHIRHGRRLPLTS, encoded by the coding sequence ATGACTTTCCGCGTTGAAATCACTCCGCAAGCGGAAGAAGACGCGACAAACATCCTCGATTGGCTGCTAGCACAACATGCCGGTGATACCGGTCTGCGATGGTTTCAGCGCATGAACGGTGCCGTTGCCTCCCTAGCGGAATCCCCGAAGCGTTGCCCCATTGCGCCTGAGAACAGGCTGTTTCCCTTTGAAGTGCGCCATCTGCTCTACGGCCAAAAGCCTCACACCTATCGGGTTCTCTTCACTATCGAAAACGACGTGGTCTACATCCTGCACATCCGCCACGGCCGACGCCTACCACT
- a CDS encoding YsnF/AvaK domain-containing protein: MSEIPEQTTLVCLFHNNDNARAAVRDLLEAGVPQSAISVMGGATARNEGGDATNRIFFAELKVPDTDMRMLTTGLNDGGTVVGVAAGESWTDKIEAVFRKHAASQVDEKVVAPTAAILPGTGAAVVPVIEENLIVGKREVERGGVRVFRHIVETPVAHTVDLREEHVVVEHRTVNRPATEADYKTQGTIELTGMAEVPVVGKMAHVVEEVLVGKQTTERTERVRDTLRKTEVEVERLGTDRSSDPRSM, encoded by the coding sequence ATGTCAGAAATCCCCGAACAGACAACTCTAGTGTGCCTGTTTCATAACAATGACAATGCGCGAGCAGCGGTGCGCGATCTCTTAGAGGCCGGTGTGCCACAAAGCGCCATCTCCGTGATGGGCGGAGCAACGGCGCGCAATGAGGGCGGCGATGCAACAAACCGGATCTTCTTTGCTGAGCTAAAGGTTCCGGACACCGACATGCGAATGCTCACCACCGGCCTTAATGACGGCGGTACCGTTGTCGGAGTTGCGGCAGGAGAATCCTGGACCGACAAAATCGAAGCTGTCTTTCGCAAGCACGCCGCGTCTCAGGTCGATGAGAAAGTAGTAGCGCCAACTGCGGCTATTCTGCCCGGTACTGGAGCTGCGGTCGTTCCCGTGATTGAGGAAAACCTGATCGTCGGCAAACGCGAAGTCGAGCGTGGGGGCGTGCGCGTCTTTCGACATATTGTCGAGACGCCAGTCGCCCACACGGTAGACCTCCGCGAAGAGCATGTCGTGGTCGAGCATCGTACCGTCAATCGGCCGGCAACGGAAGCGGACTACAAAACCCAAGGAACGATCGAACTGACCGGGATGGCGGAAGTGCCTGTTGTTGGCAAAATGGCCCATGTCGTGGAAGAGGTCCTGGTAGGAAAACAGACGACCGAGCGCACCGAGCGCGTTCGCGACACCCTCCGAAAGACCGAGGTCGAGGTTGAGCGACTCGGAACAGATCGCAGCTCGGATCCACGCAGTATGTAA
- a CDS encoding phosphate signaling complex PhoU family protein has protein sequence MSVIKINRDLERIGDQSMGIAHRALDLLVYDTAELPVDIAGMGEVASRMICTAVQALLEADAFLAESVMIMDDEIDQMNRVARKGLIGVIQQTPDVMLQALNGILIAEPRADRRPRLKHRRRRNLLVRGADVRHQLRLAMD, from the coding sequence CTGTCTGTAATCAAGATCAACAGGGATCTCGAGCGGATCGGCGATCAGTCCATGGGCATCGCGCACCGCGCGCTTGATCTGCTGGTGTATGACACTGCAGAGTTGCCGGTAGATATTGCGGGGATGGGCGAGGTGGCTTCGCGAATGATTTGCACCGCCGTCCAAGCGCTACTCGAGGCTGACGCGTTCCTTGCTGAGTCGGTGATGATCATGGACGACGAGATCGATCAGATGAACAGAGTCGCTCGAAAGGGGCTGATCGGTGTTATACAGCAAACTCCAGATGTGATGCTCCAGGCGTTGAACGGCATTCTGATCGCAGAGCCTAGAGCGGATCGCCGACCACGCCTCAAACATCGCCGCCGACGTAATCTTCTGGTCCGCGGAGCGGATGTTCGCCACCAGTTGAGATTGGCTATGGACTAG
- the tnpB gene encoding IS66 family insertion sequence element accessory protein TnpB: protein MIELRTGTGVCVVAGVTDLRCGFTGMSAMVQTTLKQDPFSGHVFVFAEGAVTWSRRYGQIKSSAETIGVKQRERQAARTMLANHP, encoded by the coding sequence GTGATTGAGCTTAGAACGGGGACGGGGGTGTGTGTCGTGGCCGGGGTGACTGACCTTCGGTGCGGCTTCACCGGTATGAGCGCGATGGTGCAGACGACGCTTAAACAGGATCCGTTCTCCGGCCATGTGTTTGTTTTCGCGGAAGGGGCGGTGACTTGGTCAAGGCGTTATGGACAAATCAAAAGCTCGGCTGAAACGATCGGCGTCAAACAACGCGAACGACAAGCGGCTCGGACTATGCTTGCGAACCATCCCTAG
- a CDS encoding DUF5597 domain-containing protein: MKSVSTFVRLVPILVLLTRGLSLVAQEPLKTPRLVEQDGRHALLVDGTPFLVLGAQIGNSSAWPLLLEQKVWPALEAMHVNTAEAPVYWEQIEPQPGNFDWTNVDALLSGAREHRLHLILLWFGTWKNGNDHYVPQWVKTHPEQYPRMKNSAGAPIDDLSANAPANMEADRKAFAALMHHLAEEDSTDHTILMMQVENESGGIGAARDYSTDSNREFGEQVPAELVKALGKRPGTWSEVFPGVADESFQAWHQARYVNAVAEAGKREFNIPFYCNVWLAYPPAALPERHIAAPGIGYPSGGPNQFMLPIWKFAAPSIDLIGPDLYSSDPSFYLGILDTYARPDNPLWIPETGQGNEYAPYFFAAVGRGAIGFSPFGIDWVGRLPDGVVPRVHAANYALAGSMDRTLAKLNFAGKIKTMIEAAGGADQQVIFYPNSTPLTARNSFGASSPPADDALIDISTLANAIVSPGEAGNVATRTADQSGAWVAEVRFGFPQRDGEAAPGSSDKSGRMLIAQMNPNEYLVTGIGGAVFFHRPGYLPGIRMQILSAEEGYFTPSRASGAPEEWHRIRILNGDETDRGIRFPDPHAVPARSSSTLPAIGDTGGGDTEGPPPFQDRPVAVRILLDRF; the protein is encoded by the coding sequence ATGAAATCTGTTTCAACCTTCGTGCGACTCGTTCCGATATTGGTCCTTCTTACCCGTGGATTGTCCCTTGTTGCGCAGGAGCCGCTCAAGACCCCGCGACTCGTCGAGCAAGATGGTCGGCATGCGCTGCTTGTCGATGGGACCCCCTTCCTTGTTCTTGGGGCACAGATTGGGAATTCGAGTGCTTGGCCTTTACTGCTTGAGCAGAAGGTATGGCCCGCGTTGGAAGCTATGCACGTCAATACAGCGGAAGCGCCCGTGTATTGGGAACAGATAGAACCGCAGCCAGGCAACTTCGATTGGACAAATGTCGACGCGCTGCTCAGTGGAGCGCGAGAACACCGCCTCCACCTGATACTCCTCTGGTTTGGCACGTGGAAGAACGGGAACGACCACTACGTCCCGCAGTGGGTAAAGACTCATCCGGAGCAGTATCCACGTATGAAGAACAGCGCGGGAGCGCCGATCGACGATCTGTCGGCGAATGCTCCGGCAAATATGGAGGCGGACCGGAAGGCGTTCGCCGCTCTCATGCACCACCTCGCCGAGGAAGACAGCACCGACCATACGATACTCATGATGCAGGTCGAAAATGAATCAGGCGGTATCGGCGCGGCTCGCGACTACTCGACCGACTCAAATCGCGAGTTTGGAGAACAGGTGCCGGCTGAGCTTGTCAAAGCGCTCGGAAAGCGTCCCGGGACGTGGAGCGAGGTATTTCCCGGTGTGGCGGATGAATCGTTTCAGGCCTGGCATCAGGCTCGCTACGTAAACGCAGTAGCCGAAGCGGGTAAGCGCGAGTTCAACATTCCGTTCTACTGCAATGTGTGGCTCGCTTATCCTCCCGCAGCACTGCCGGAGCGTCATATCGCAGCACCCGGTATTGGTTATCCCTCAGGTGGCCCAAACCAGTTCATGCTGCCGATATGGAAGTTCGCAGCCCCATCCATCGACTTGATTGGCCCCGACCTGTATTCAAGTGATCCATCCTTTTATCTGGGGATTCTGGACACGTATGCGCGGCCCGACAATCCACTCTGGATCCCAGAGACCGGCCAGGGAAATGAATATGCGCCTTATTTCTTCGCGGCGGTGGGTCGGGGAGCCATAGGCTTTTCCCCTTTCGGAATCGATTGGGTAGGACGCTTGCCGGACGGAGTTGTGCCCAGGGTACATGCTGCAAACTATGCCCTTGCGGGCTCCATGGATCGTACGCTGGCGAAACTCAACTTCGCGGGCAAGATCAAGACGATGATCGAAGCTGCAGGAGGCGCTGACCAACAGGTAATCTTCTATCCAAACAGTACACCTCTAACTGCTAGAAATTCTTTCGGGGCAAGTTCGCCTCCAGCGGATGATGCGCTCATCGACATTTCCACTCTCGCCAACGCGATAGTTTCTCCCGGAGAGGCGGGCAATGTGGCTACCCGCACAGCGGATCAAAGCGGAGCCTGGGTTGCCGAAGTCCGATTCGGATTTCCGCAGCGCGACGGTGAGGCAGCTCCTGGCTCATCCGACAAGTCGGGTCGGATGCTGATTGCTCAGATGAACCCCAATGAGTACTTGGTAACCGGCATTGGCGGAGCTGTATTCTTCCACCGTCCCGGTTATCTACCCGGCATTCGAATGCAGATCCTCAGCGCCGAAGAGGGTTACTTCACCCCATCTAGGGCGTCAGGTGCGCCAGAGGAGTGGCATCGGATTCGCATCCTCAATGGCGACGAGACGGATCGCGGTATCCGTTTTCCCGACCCACATGCAGTCCCGGCCAGAAGCAGCTCTACACTGCCTGCCATAGGCGATACAGGAGGCGGCGATACAGAAGGCCCACCTCCTTTTCAGGACCGTCCTGTTGCGGTTCGCATCCTTTTGGACCGATTCTAG
- a CDS encoding sensor domain-containing diguanylate cyclase has protein sequence MSSAEAKLQDEAGRLAALRRYEVLDTPREPAFDRITALVKRVLKVPICNVSLIDADRQWFKSCVGLSVSETRRDESFCTHTIMEREPLCVPDAKLDTRFLANPLVTGDPFIRSYLGFPLSTPDGYNVGSLCVIDVVPRSYSPNEIEILKSFATLAGNELELRRIAETDHLTGAVTRRGFTLEMEKILSRYRRWGRPAALLLLDLDDFKRVNDVYGHPTGDLVLQTVSRELVSQLRHGDILGRLGGEEFGILLQETSIIQSVETAERLRLHLQSVPVQHDPSIRITASFGIAPLDSQTASVQHWLAAADKAMYDAKQAGRNRSHCAGV, from the coding sequence GTGAGCTCGGCGGAGGCGAAACTACAAGACGAAGCAGGACGGCTCGCAGCCCTTCGCCGCTATGAGGTTCTGGACACTCCGAGAGAGCCTGCCTTCGACCGTATCACGGCCCTAGTCAAAAGGGTGTTGAAAGTCCCAATATGCAACGTGTCGCTTATTGACGCCGACAGACAGTGGTTCAAGTCCTGTGTAGGTCTATCGGTTTCTGAAACCCGGCGTGATGAATCCTTTTGCACTCACACAATCATGGAACGAGAGCCTTTGTGTGTTCCGGATGCAAAGCTGGATACGCGCTTTCTAGCAAACCCTCTCGTAACCGGTGACCCTTTCATTCGGAGCTACCTTGGTTTTCCTCTATCGACCCCCGACGGCTATAACGTAGGTTCACTCTGCGTCATAGACGTCGTTCCTCGAAGCTATAGCCCGAATGAGATCGAAATCCTGAAGAGCTTCGCAACTCTTGCAGGGAATGAACTCGAATTGCGGCGGATCGCCGAGACAGATCACCTCACCGGGGCAGTAACGCGGCGGGGCTTTACGCTCGAAATGGAGAAAATTCTATCGAGATACAGGCGATGGGGACGTCCCGCTGCCCTCCTCTTGTTAGACCTCGATGACTTCAAGCGAGTGAATGACGTTTATGGCCACCCGACGGGTGATCTCGTTCTCCAAACCGTCTCTCGAGAGCTCGTAAGCCAACTAAGACACGGTGACATCTTGGGCCGATTAGGAGGCGAAGAATTCGGGATCCTCCTGCAGGAAACAAGCATTATACAGTCGGTAGAAACCGCGGAGCGTCTCCGCTTGCACCTCCAGTCAGTTCCAGTTCAACACGATCCGTCCATCCGGATAACCGCGAGCTTTGGGATCGCGCCTCTTGATTCTCAGACGGCCTCCGTACAACATTGGCTGGCAGCGGCTGACAAAGCGATGTATGACGCCAAACAAGCAGGACGGAATCGCAGTCATTGTGCCGGAGTGTAG
- a CDS encoding GH92 family glycosyl hydrolase — MSAFRVSRCAAALLAAILTAPRPADSQIAERTTAASRSQAVDLVNVFTGTSNSRWMQFPGATLPMGMVKISPDNQGNVWDAGYEYTIASVTGFSFLHTLGLATFTVMPLAGPLENYPGQPKLFAGPPDGPFDQMWTAGYRSRIDKKTETGRPGYYAVDLIDAHTRMELTATERTGWMRFTPPADRPTHLIFDFDAPSEERSQLMHFSVHKVAPNEIAGSMTASNKYAGEFTVFFDTRFSRPFATMGSWQNGEYTGIDANYGTEWRRPRTAKSNVTAIDSIRSGGVWVDFNGEANTPVVLKTGISLVGAEQAHSNLAAETDAVGFDFDRISSGASRTWQQLLSRIELEGGTRDEQIELYTSFYRAYTGKALLDDVDGSYRDACGEIQHLSKPGEHLYSSDALWGAQWTLGPLWDLLTPEIASSFNRALLLGATRGGWLPDVTVNMRYAPIMDAQHATAMIVGAWQKDVREGVEPDAAYAAVRKVLTTPGEPYTCGGRYPEGIAGDRHRAAYLKLGYVPEEDGPASSTFEYAFDDACAATLAHSLGKSEDAVLFTKRAANWRNSLSPATLYAQRRRADGSWVEPNDLQHFGTTGGWSGPGFLEGTAWIYSWFVPQDVPALVAAVGTDRFNQRLEEGFDKHYVDLTNEPDLQAPWLFNYSGKPWFTQRYARDVFSRVFDTSPLNGWPGEEDEGQMGAYVVLAGIGLFDMEGGCTDVPKYQISGPAFHKVTLHLGGHDFEIIASSNSARNVYIQSAKLNGVPLKSLEVSHAALASGGRLEMEMGPEPHLSR, encoded by the coding sequence ATGTCCGCTTTCCGAGTCTCCCGCTGCGCCGCCGCCCTTCTCGCGGCTATTCTCACCGCACCTCGGCCCGCCGATTCACAGATCGCCGAGCGCACGACCGCCGCGTCTCGCTCGCAAGCGGTAGACTTGGTCAACGTCTTCACGGGCACATCCAACTCGCGCTGGATGCAGTTCCCCGGCGCCACCCTGCCGATGGGAATGGTGAAGATAAGTCCGGACAATCAGGGTAACGTGTGGGACGCCGGGTATGAATACACGATTGCCAGCGTGACGGGCTTCAGCTTTCTCCACACCCTCGGGCTTGCGACCTTTACCGTCATGCCGCTGGCAGGGCCGCTCGAAAACTACCCTGGCCAGCCGAAGCTCTTCGCCGGGCCGCCCGATGGGCCTTTCGACCAGATGTGGACAGCCGGCTACCGCTCCCGGATCGATAAGAAGACCGAGACCGGCCGGCCCGGATATTATGCGGTCGATCTGATCGACGCCCACACCCGCATGGAACTCACCGCAACCGAACGAACCGGCTGGATGCGCTTCACACCGCCAGCCGACCGGCCAACGCACCTCATTTTCGATTTCGACGCGCCGTCTGAGGAGCGAAGCCAGCTTATGCATTTCTCCGTTCACAAGGTCGCCCCCAATGAGATCGCCGGAAGCATGACGGCAAGCAATAAGTATGCCGGGGAATTCACAGTTTTTTTCGATACCCGGTTCTCGCGTCCATTCGCCACGATGGGCTCGTGGCAAAACGGGGAGTACACCGGGATCGATGCAAACTACGGCACCGAGTGGCGGCGGCCCAGAACCGCGAAGTCAAACGTCACCGCGATCGACAGTATCCGCTCTGGCGGCGTATGGGTCGACTTCAACGGCGAAGCCAACACTCCCGTCGTTCTCAAGACCGGTATCAGCCTGGTCGGCGCTGAACAGGCTCATTCCAACCTTGCCGCTGAAACCGATGCGGTCGGCTTCGACTTCGACAGAATCTCCAGTGGCGCCAGCCGCACCTGGCAGCAATTGTTGTCGAGGATTGAGCTGGAAGGCGGCACTCGCGACGAACAGATCGAACTCTACACCAGCTTCTATCGAGCTTACACGGGCAAGGCATTGCTCGACGATGTCGATGGCTCGTATCGAGACGCATGCGGCGAGATCCAGCATCTGTCGAAGCCCGGCGAACACCTCTACTCGAGCGACGCTCTGTGGGGCGCGCAATGGACTCTCGGCCCGCTATGGGATCTGCTGACACCGGAGATAGCGAGTTCTTTCAATCGCGCTCTGCTGCTTGGCGCTACGCGCGGAGGTTGGCTACCCGATGTCACCGTCAACATGCGCTACGCACCCATCATGGATGCTCAGCACGCGACCGCGATGATCGTTGGCGCATGGCAAAAAGACGTCCGCGAAGGCGTCGAACCCGATGCTGCCTACGCGGCTGTTCGCAAGGTCCTCACGACTCCAGGTGAGCCGTATACGTGTGGCGGGCGTTATCCGGAAGGCATCGCCGGAGACCGTCACCGGGCAGCGTATTTGAAGCTCGGCTACGTTCCCGAAGAAGATGGGCCTGCATCCTCCACATTTGAGTACGCCTTTGACGATGCCTGCGCGGCAACCCTGGCGCATAGCCTCGGCAAGTCGGAGGACGCAGTACTCTTCACCAAGCGCGCGGCGAACTGGCGCAACAGCCTCTCGCCGGCGACGCTCTACGCACAACGCAGGCGCGCAGATGGTTCGTGGGTCGAGCCTAATGACCTACAGCATTTCGGCACGACTGGCGGATGGAGCGGCCCCGGCTTCCTCGAAGGCACCGCTTGGATATACAGCTGGTTCGTTCCGCAGGATGTTCCGGCACTTGTCGCTGCCGTGGGCACGGATCGGTTCAACCAGCGGCTTGAAGAAGGCTTCGATAAGCACTATGTCGATCTCACCAATGAGCCGGATCTTCAGGCCCCGTGGCTCTTCAACTACTCCGGAAAGCCGTGGTTTACGCAGCGCTATGCTCGGGACGTCTTCAGCCGCGTCTTCGATACCTCGCCGCTTAATGGCTGGCCGGGCGAGGAGGACGAAGGCCAGATGGGCGCTTATGTCGTGCTTGCGGGCATCGGGCTCTTCGATATGGAGGGCGGCTGCACAGACGTGCCCAAATACCAGATCAGCGGGCCTGCCTTCCACAAGGTCACGCTCCACCTCGGCGGCCACGACTTCGAGATCATAGCCAGCAGCAACAGCGCCCGCAACGTCTACATTCAGTCAGCAAAACTGAACGGCGTACCTCTTAAGTCGCTTGAAGTCTCCCACGCAGCCTTAGCGAGCGGAGGCCGTCTGGAAATGGAGATGGGCCCCGAGCCACATCTTTCGCGTTGA
- a CDS encoding OmpA family protein: MPTERVKVYEEKKKAMPLWYWLLPLLLLLAILAYYFTRHHDEPVATTQEPVVTAPVTPPNLDAIHFDTASAVLTPAAQATLTQAAAAMKQQPNLHLRVEGFTDSTGNPEHNDALSQQRTAAVEKFLVGQGIPQSRLTGAGFGQVKPVAPNSTESGKADNRRVELFQQQ; encoded by the coding sequence ATGCCGACAGAACGCGTCAAAGTTTACGAAGAAAAGAAAAAAGCTATGCCACTCTGGTACTGGCTTTTGCCTCTTCTTCTCTTGCTAGCAATCCTCGCTTACTACTTCACCCGTCACCATGATGAGCCGGTGGCCACCACCCAGGAACCAGTCGTCACAGCTCCCGTCACCCCACCCAATCTCGATGCCATTCACTTCGATACGGCTAGCGCAGTCTTGACCCCGGCGGCGCAGGCAACGCTCACTCAGGCGGCGGCCGCGATGAAGCAGCAGCCAAACCTCCACCTCCGCGTCGAGGGCTTCACCGACAGTACGGGCAACCCAGAGCACAATGATGCTTTATCGCAGCAGCGAACCGCGGCTGTCGAAAAGTTCCTCGTTGGACAGGGGATACCGCAATCGCGGTTGACGGGAGCCGGATTTGGACAAGTGAAACCCGTCGCCCCGAACTCTACGGAAAGCGGCAAGGCGGACAATCGCCGGGTCGAGCTCTTTCAGCAGCAGTAA
- a CDS encoding Crp/Fnr family transcriptional regulator, with protein sequence MSELEHELEFPGTPIEHLFFVEEGMASMTTTFRDGSQVEVGMFGYESVIGVSALMGTKQSLNRVYTQIAGKGYSCTIEDARKEFRRGSTFQEMALRYVQAQLVQVIQSAGCNATHNLEQRLARWLLICADRAHSDTFEMSHEYLAQMLGASRPTVSITAFILKGRQLIEYNHGLIHILDVAGLEKVACECYQVIKEHLNNYAEFESSITA encoded by the coding sequence ATGTCCGAGCTGGAGCATGAACTTGAGTTTCCGGGCACGCCGATCGAACACCTTTTCTTCGTAGAAGAGGGAATGGCCTCGATGACCACTACTTTCCGGGACGGATCTCAAGTTGAAGTTGGGATGTTCGGATACGAGTCCGTCATTGGTGTGTCCGCGCTGATGGGAACCAAGCAGAGCCTCAACCGCGTCTATACCCAAATTGCAGGAAAAGGCTACTCTTGCACGATTGAGGATGCCAGAAAAGAATTCCGGCGAGGCTCCACGTTTCAGGAGATGGCGCTCCGCTATGTCCAGGCGCAGCTTGTCCAGGTCATTCAGTCTGCCGGCTGCAATGCAACCCACAATCTTGAGCAAAGGCTCGCCCGATGGCTACTGATTTGTGCGGATCGAGCCCATAGCGACACCTTCGAGATGTCGCATGAATATCTGGCCCAGATGTTGGGAGCGAGCAGGCCAACTGTCTCTATAACGGCCTTCATTCTGAAAGGACGGCAGCTTATCGAGTACAACCATGGACTCATCCACATCCTCGACGTTGCTGGGCTTGAAAAGGTGGCTTGTGAGTGCTATCAGGTCATCAAGGAACACCTCAATAACTATGCCGAGTTTGAGAGCTCCATCACCGCGTAG
- a CDS encoding Crp/Fnr family transcriptional regulator gives MKNLGQTAFDPETYLATAGLGRKIVRLMEGQVFFSQGSRCDSIFYLQMGRAKLTVVSSAGKEATITVFTGGDFIGDACIAAVAGPHLATATAVTACIALEVEREEMIRVLHEQSAFSDLFIAALLIRSMRTQADLIDQLFNSSEKRLARVLLLMAEFGKPGEVVDEKTLIPPITQQALAEMVGTTRSRVSLFMNRFRKLGYIEYKERIYVHKALLNVILHDQISGANFQNASLLDKGRDESEVARHRAKSLRAIQHP, from the coding sequence ATGAAGAATCTGGGACAAACTGCATTTGACCCTGAAACCTACCTTGCCACTGCCGGACTCGGCCGCAAGATTGTGCGCTTGATGGAAGGCCAAGTCTTTTTTTCGCAGGGAAGTCGCTGCGATTCGATCTTTTACCTTCAGATGGGCCGCGCCAAGCTCACGGTTGTTTCATCAGCCGGAAAAGAAGCCACGATCACCGTTTTTACGGGTGGCGACTTCATCGGTGACGCGTGCATTGCGGCGGTTGCCGGGCCGCATCTGGCGACAGCGACAGCTGTCACCGCGTGTATCGCACTCGAGGTGGAAAGAGAGGAAATGATCCGCGTTCTGCATGAGCAAAGTGCCTTTTCGGATTTGTTCATCGCCGCTCTGCTGATCCGCAGTATGCGAACCCAAGCCGACCTTATTGACCAACTTTTTAATTCCAGTGAAAAGCGTCTGGCAAGAGTTCTGTTGTTAATGGCCGAGTTCGGGAAGCCGGGAGAAGTCGTCGACGAGAAAACACTCATTCCGCCGATTACGCAGCAAGCTCTGGCCGAAATGGTCGGGACGACCCGGTCGCGTGTCAGTCTTTTCATGAATCGCTTCCGCAAACTGGGGTATATCGAATACAAGGAGCGCATTTACGTCCACAAGGCTTTGCTCAACGTGATTTTGCACGACCAGATATCGGGAGCAAACTTTCAGAACGCCTCTTTGCTGGACAAAGGCCGGGATGAATCCGAGGTGGCAAGACACCGGGCAAAGTCCCTTCGCGCCATTCAGCATCCATAG
- a CDS encoding YsnF/AvaK domain-containing protein → MSASFPPPAATSLGTVFGRLDPSSPETVLTLESGEVIRLPTSVLLSYLSAAIVPQPASSSQAEVLVIPVMEEELDIQKREVVTGTVRLQKVVEEREILVDEPLAATTYAIERVPLSLEVATAPEVRQEGETTIYPVVEEVVVVHKKLLLREEVRVTRQTVTTRNPQLVKIRVEDVIVERSGLQNKDLQQDERDS, encoded by the coding sequence ATGAGTGCTTCTTTTCCACCCCCTGCTGCGACGAGTCTGGGCACCGTCTTCGGCAGACTCGATCCATCCAGTCCTGAAACCGTGCTCACGCTTGAGAGCGGCGAGGTGATCCGTCTTCCAACCAGCGTGCTCCTTTCTTATCTCAGCGCCGCCATTGTTCCCCAGCCCGCTTCATCCTCGCAGGCGGAGGTTCTGGTTATCCCGGTCATGGAAGAGGAACTTGATATCCAGAAACGAGAGGTGGTTACCGGAACAGTTCGATTGCAGAAGGTGGTCGAGGAGCGCGAGATCCTTGTCGATGAGCCTCTGGCCGCCACCACGTACGCCATTGAACGCGTGCCTTTGAGCCTAGAGGTCGCAACCGCGCCTGAAGTCCGTCAGGAGGGCGAAACCACGATTTATCCGGTAGTGGAAGAGGTTGTGGTCGTGCACAAAAAGCTGCTGCTGCGTGAAGAAGTCCGGGTAACCAGACAGACCGTCACCACCCGAAATCCTCAATTAGTCAAGATCCGTGTCGAGGATGTAATTGTGGAACGTTCCGGGTTACAGAACAAAGATCTGCAGCAGGATGAGCGGGACAGCTAG